A genome region from Chitinivibrionia bacterium includes the following:
- a CDS encoding flagellin FliC, whose amino-acid sequence MIVGNNLAIKQLMVTGSMEQTNRQLRNTIERLATGQRINRASDDAAGLAISEGLLSQVRGFKMASRNTHDGISALNIADGAANETSNMLQRQRELAIQASNATLNDSQRQSLNREFQQLSQEIDRVAQATNFNGQNLTNGEGLGDGNARIQVGPNATANDGITTPHIDISATSLGVGTADISTAAGATAALSSIDGSLQSLGEQRSNIGATTNRFEHTVNNLQTATVNTAAAQSLIRDQDMALGIAELLRKQVLNQAASSTFSVFNRISSDNILGLIR is encoded by the coding sequence ATGATAGTAGGGAATAACTTAGCAATTAAGCAACTGATGGTTACGGGCTCTATGGAGCAAACTAACAGACAGTTGCGCAATACAATCGAAAGGTTGGCGACGGGACAGCGTATAAATCGCGCGAGCGATGACGCGGCGGGGCTTGCGATTTCGGAAGGTTTGCTTTCGCAGGTGCGTGGCTTTAAGATGGCTTCGCGAAATACGCACGACGGTATATCCGCTTTGAATATCGCCGACGGCGCCGCAAACGAAACTTCTAATATGTTGCAACGTCAGCGTGAGCTTGCTATTCAGGCGAGCAATGCAACGCTTAACGATAGTCAGCGTCAGTCATTAAACAGAGAGTTTCAGCAACTTAGCCAAGAAATAGACAGAGTTGCTCAGGCGACAAATTTCAACGGACAAAATCTTACCAACGGTGAAGGTTTGGGTGATGGAAATGCGCGTATTCAAGTTGGTCCCAATGCTACTGCAAACGACGGTATAACTACTCCGCATATAGATATTTCTGCGACGAGTTTGGGAGTTGGGACTGCGGACATAAGCACGGCGGCAGGCGCTACTGCGGCGCTTTCGTCTATTGACGGTTCGTTGCAATCGCTCGGTGAGCAACGTTCAAATATCGGCGCGACAACAAACCGCTTTGAACACACCGTAAACAACCTGCAAACTGCAACAGTAAATACCGCGGCGGCGCAATCTTTAATTCGCGACCAAGATATGGCTCTGGGAATTGCCGAATTATTGCGCAAACAGGTTTTGAACCAAGCGGCGAGCAGCACTTTTTCGGTTTTCAATCGGATAAGTTCGGATAATATTTTGGGATTGATTAGGTAA
- the adhE gene encoding bifunctional acetaldehyde-CoA/alcohol dehydrogenase has product MAQNENQAADLEQQEINRLVANAEKSLQKFMEMTQEQIDAIVHKMTLAGLDQHFNLAKLAIEETKRGILEDKVIKNIFATEYIWHDIKNKKTVGIIAENEAEGYIEIAEPVGIVAGITPVTNPTSTTLFKSLICVKTRNPVIFAFHPSAQKCSAESARIVYEAAIAAGAPEHCIQWVETPSLEATNALMNHSGVSLILATGGGGMVRAAYSAGKPALGVGPGNVPCYINKKANLNRACTDLMISKTFDNGMICASEQSVIVDNEISGAFEKYMKEHNCYFLSDSETEKLTNFVYIKEKHSVNSVCVGQPADWIAAQAGIKVPPKTKILIAKLSEPSPKYPLSFETLMPVLAYFIVKDEKEGFDYAKRVLALSGMGHSAVIHSDDEDLCKRFGLEMQVGRVILNSPSSHGAIGDIYNTNTPSLTLGCGSYGRNSTTSNVSAVNLINKKRVAKRRTNMQWFKIPPRIYFERGSIQYLEKMPNIKRAFIVCDPGILKLGFVDKALYYLQKRNDGVRYEIFSDVEPDPCTDTIMRGVAAMNAFQPDVIIALGGGSPIDAAKGMWLFYEHPETDFEGLRLKFLDIRKRACHFPNLGTKAQFVAVPTTSGTGSEITAFSVITDKKNNIKYPLADYELTPDVAIIDPQFVDSVPKHIVADTGMDVLTHAVEAYVSILASDYTNALAVKAIDLVFEYLPKSFADQTDELAREKMHNASAIAGMAFTNAFLGINHSLAHKLGGEFHIPHGRANALLLPYVIAYNSQKPEKMPIFPKYGEYKADKCYAEIARHLNLGGKNCEEQVKALIKAVQNLMKQLNIPMSIKDCGIDEKEFFAKVPELAERAFSDQCTTANPRYPLVEDLKEIYRKAYYGEEI; this is encoded by the coding sequence ATGGCTCAGAATGAAAACCAAGCGGCTGACTTGGAGCAACAAGAGATAAATCGCTTGGTTGCAAATGCAGAAAAATCATTGCAAAAATTTATGGAAATGACGCAAGAGCAGATTGACGCGATTGTCCACAAAATGACATTGGCAGGGCTCGACCAACATTTTAATTTGGCAAAACTCGCGATAGAAGAGACAAAACGCGGGATTTTGGAAGACAAAGTTATAAAAAATATTTTTGCCACCGAGTATATCTGGCACGACATAAAAAATAAAAAAACGGTTGGAATAATCGCCGAAAACGAAGCTGAAGGCTATATCGAAATCGCCGAGCCCGTCGGAATTGTCGCGGGGATAACGCCTGTGACAAACCCAACTTCCACTACGCTTTTTAAGTCGCTTATATGCGTTAAAACCCGCAATCCCGTGATATTTGCATTTCATCCGAGCGCGCAAAAGTGTTCGGCTGAGTCGGCGCGGATAGTTTACGAGGCGGCAATCGCGGCAGGCGCTCCCGAACACTGTATTCAGTGGGTGGAAACGCCGTCTTTGGAGGCGACAAACGCGCTTATGAACCATTCGGGAGTGTCGCTCATACTTGCAACGGGCGGCGGCGGAATGGTGAGAGCCGCATACTCGGCAGGAAAACCCGCGCTCGGCGTTGGTCCGGGGAACGTTCCCTGCTACATAAACAAAAAAGCAAACTTAAATCGCGCTTGCACCGACCTTATGATTTCCAAAACTTTCGACAACGGAATGATTTGCGCGAGCGAGCAGTCGGTTATTGTCGATAACGAGATTTCGGGCGCGTTTGAAAAATATATGAAAGAGCATAATTGCTACTTTTTGAGCGATTCGGAAACCGAAAAACTTACGAATTTTGTATATATTAAGGAAAAACACTCGGTAAATTCCGTTTGCGTCGGACAGCCTGCCGATTGGATAGCGGCGCAGGCAGGAATAAAAGTTCCGCCGAAAACCAAAATTTTGATAGCGAAACTTTCCGAGCCGTCGCCGAAATATCCGCTTTCTTTTGAAACGCTTATGCCTGTTTTGGCGTATTTTATAGTGAAAGACGAAAAAGAGGGTTTCGATTACGCAAAACGCGTTTTGGCATTGTCGGGTATGGGACATTCCGCCGTAATTCACAGCGACGACGAGGATTTGTGCAAGCGTTTCGGTTTGGAAATGCAGGTCGGGCGCGTAATTCTGAATTCGCCGTCTTCGCATGGGGCAATCGGCGATATTTACAATACAAATACGCCGTCTCTTACCTTGGGTTGCGGGTCTTACGGTCGCAATTCCACGACTTCAAACGTTTCGGCGGTAAATCTTATTAACAAAAAGCGCGTAGCAAAAAGGAGAACAAATATGCAATGGTTTAAAATTCCTCCCCGTATTTATTTTGAGAGGGGCTCAATACAATATTTGGAAAAAATGCCGAACATTAAACGCGCGTTTATCGTGTGCGACCCCGGTATTCTTAAACTCGGCTTTGTCGATAAGGCGCTTTACTACCTGCAAAAACGCAACGACGGTGTGCGCTACGAAATATTTTCTGACGTTGAACCCGACCCTTGCACCGACACAATTATGCGCGGTGTTGCGGCAATGAACGCTTTTCAGCCCGACGTTATTATTGCGCTGGGCGGCGGTTCTCCCATTGACGCGGCAAAAGGAATGTGGCTTTTTTACGAACACCCCGAAACCGATTTTGAGGGCTTGCGCTTAAAGTTTTTGGATATTCGTAAACGGGCGTGCCATTTCCCGAATTTGGGAACAAAGGCGCAATTTGTTGCAGTTCCCACGACTTCGGGAACAGGCTCGGAAATTACTGCGTTCTCCGTTATTACCGACAAAAAGAATAACATAAAATATCCTTTGGCAGACTACGAACTTACTCCCGACGTTGCGATTATCGACCCGCAGTTTGTGGATAGTGTACCGAAACACATAGTTGCCGACACGGGAATGGACGTTCTGACCCACGCGGTTGAGGCGTACGTCTCAATTTTGGCTTCGGACTACACAAACGCACTTGCAGTTAAGGCGATAGATTTGGTATTTGAGTATTTGCCGAAAAGTTTTGCCGACCAGACCGACGAACTTGCGCGTGAAAAAATGCACAACGCTTCCGCCATTGCGGGTATGGCGTTTACAAATGCGTTTTTGGGTATAAATCATTCTTTGGCGCACAAATTGGGCGGAGAGTTTCATATTCCGCACGGGCGCGCAAACGCACTGCTTTTGCCTTACGTTATTGCCTACAATTCGCAAAAGCCCGAAAAAATGCCGATATTCCCCAAATACGGCGAATATAAGGCGGATAAATGCTACGCCGAAATTGCAAGACATCTTAATTTGGGCGGAAAAAACTGCGAAGAACAAGTGAAAGCGCTTATTAAAGCGGTGCAAAATTTAATGAAGCAATTAAATATTCCGATGAGCATAAAAGATTGCGGCATAGACGAAAAAGAATTTTTTGCAAAAGTTCCCGAACTTGCCGAGCGCGCTTTCTCCGATCAATGTACTACCGCAAACCCGCGTTATCCGTTAGTGGAAGACTTAAAGGAAATTTACAGAAAAGCATATTACGGCGAGGAAATATAA
- a CDS encoding desulfoferrodoxin: protein MEKQNFYICKHCGNIAVLVISSGVPLVCCGEKMSVITPNTTDASQEKHVPVAIKEGDKLVVKVGEVPHPMEEKHFIQFIYVQTKNGGQKKNLSPSDEPTATFSFVNDEPIAVYEYCNLHGLWVKEI from the coding sequence ATGGAAAAGCAGAATTTTTATATTTGCAAACATTGCGGTAATATTGCCGTATTGGTTATCAGTTCGGGTGTACCCCTTGTATGTTGCGGCGAAAAAATGAGCGTGATTACCCCAAACACAACAGACGCAAGCCAAGAAAAACACGTGCCTGTCGCAATCAAAGAAGGAGACAAATTAGTCGTAAAAGTAGGCGAAGTCCCGCACCCGATGGAAGAAAAACACTTTATTCAATTTATCTATGTTCAAACCAAAAACGGCGGACAGAAGAAAAATTTGTCGCCGTCGGATGAGCCGACAGCAACGTTTTCTTTCGTCAATGACGAGCCGATTGCAGTTTACGAATATTGCAATCTTCACGGTCTTTGGGTTAAAGAAATATAA
- a CDS encoding InlB B-repeat-containing protein encodes MKSFVLLCSIFLILLSKNASAVILTINEPLIGNWRNHAHLLNTQDSLRLTGRWGQFFPHGCNMGPCPPCQDWEFFDTLQFRNAVYIDMSDFNHSSFGFQHNDITHIFSFQNKAPNLRHIILPSHLHRLPVRAFARTALGAGLANLEVVEFKEIVNPDRLTEVPDSAFLNLPRLRRYDGLKYAEVIGIDAFRGVQGFGKIELPAVRHIKAGAFRNIHADSIIIGKDIEKIDERAFDIDEFAVVGLNTIRLNRSVRVFMPEITEMPQIFRCLLSVCDVLGSICPSWQNNINYYVPEHLVQEFRHAGFVNTNRNYFTRFYDANGEFIIRSVLRETAENRTDKGAVLSEFPANAYEYFWHDINGKRWDHEEPLSRDTSLFAKPVARWFDITYYSGLRNLNINNSHDLRSFIPVPEGNPEIFTVECEGILLSPPAEAREGHKFVGWERVLRRGFDNEQRDTITTEFTKIDIALVGNAELVAIWEPIEFPLNFHLNLPEEQLRDERGLPFSRLNISVELRAEMGNNSALIVIDSTDINVYTAEVVDRETRETLIEKAFSVLPDLLPNLEQSLFEGINALRWQYSISNISVPALSADGYEFGGWFDNAEFEEEPLENIQRVSSVWDIRTYYTAVDILGAHIGNITGERNIYARWIPIEYTLVFETNGGNALEDMTFTIESSDINLPIPQRPHSVFAGWFGSDGLCEDGKTLKTGNFGDKKLFARWTSAYYPIILNDTLGIFENGVYPFDEKNAFILPDAANLLPFGFSFGGWFDNERALGEPITEIPAGNYGEMEFWAKWTVNSSFIRERNNIDTRYGILLENAIVSDFARFSIITPEPAIANVRIFDNLGNVVWTANDVGAGFARPENRTNGDLGGQTPPLQNAVVWNLTNPNGRFVANGTYIIIAETTGISGRTYRYSARLGVRR; translated from the coding sequence ATGAAATCTTTTGTACTTCTCTGCTCGATTTTCTTAATTTTATTGTCGAAAAATGCTTCGGCGGTCATTCTGACAATAAATGAACCTCTCATAGGAAATTGGAGAAACCACGCGCATCTCTTGAACACGCAGGATTCTTTAAGGCTGACAGGACGTTGGGGACAATTTTTTCCTCACGGTTGTAATATGGGTCCTTGCCCACCCTGCCAAGATTGGGAATTTTTTGATACCTTGCAATTTCGTAATGCCGTATATATCGATATGTCGGATTTTAACCACAGTTCTTTCGGGTTTCAACATAACGACATTACGCATATATTTAGTTTTCAGAACAAAGCGCCGAATTTGCGGCATATTATTTTACCGAGCCATCTTCACCGTTTACCTGTAAGGGCTTTTGCGAGAACTGCTTTGGGTGCGGGTTTGGCTAATTTGGAAGTTGTGGAGTTCAAGGAAATAGTAAATCCCGACAGGTTAACAGAAGTACCGGATTCGGCGTTTCTTAACCTTCCGCGCTTACGAAGATACGACGGTCTTAAATACGCAGAGGTAATAGGAATAGACGCGTTTCGAGGTGTGCAAGGTTTTGGTAAAATTGAATTGCCCGCCGTCCGACACATTAAGGCGGGTGCATTTAGAAACATACACGCGGACAGCATAATTATCGGCAAAGATATAGAAAAAATCGACGAGCGCGCGTTTGATATTGATGAGTTTGCAGTAGTTGGACTTAATACAATACGTCTGAACAGAAGTGTCAGAGTATTTATGCCCGAAATAACCGAGATGCCGCAGATTTTTCGTTGCCTTCTGTCTGTGTGTGATGTTCTAGGTTCGATTTGCCCAAGTTGGCAAAACAACATCAATTATTACGTTCCCGAACATCTTGTGCAGGAATTCAGACACGCGGGATTTGTAAATACCAACAGAAACTATTTTACCCGTTTTTATGACGCAAACGGCGAATTTATAATAAGAAGCGTTTTGAGAGAAACCGCTGAAAACAGAACTGACAAAGGTGCCGTTTTATCGGAATTTCCTGCAAATGCTTATGAGTATTTCTGGCACGACATCAACGGCAAAAGGTGGGATCACGAGGAACCGCTTTCTCGCGATACTTCGCTTTTTGCAAAACCTGTTGCGAGGTGGTTTGATATTACATATTACTCCGGTTTGCGAAATTTGAATATAAATAACTCACACGACCTCCGCAGTTTTATTCCCGTTCCCGAAGGTAATCCCGAAATTTTTACCGTTGAATGCGAGGGAATTTTGCTGTCTCCGCCTGCCGAAGCCAGAGAGGGGCACAAGTTTGTCGGCTGGGAGCGGGTTTTGCGTCGAGGTTTCGACAATGAGCAAAGAGACACGATAACAACGGAATTTACTAAAATAGATATTGCTCTTGTCGGTAATGCTGAATTGGTGGCTATTTGGGAACCTATAGAATTTCCGTTGAATTTCCATCTTAATTTACCCGAGGAACAACTGCGCGACGAAAGAGGACTTCCTTTCTCACGGCTGAATATTTCTGTTGAGCTTAGAGCTGAAATGGGCAATAATTCGGCTCTGATTGTTATTGATTCTACGGATATAAATGTCTATACTGCGGAGGTTGTTGACAGAGAAACCCGCGAAACTTTGATTGAAAAAGCATTTAGCGTATTACCTGATTTATTGCCGAATTTAGAGCAAAGTTTGTTTGAGGGTATCAATGCTTTGCGTTGGCAGTATTCAATCTCGAATATTTCTGTTCCCGCGCTTTCGGCGGACGGCTACGAATTCGGCGGGTGGTTTGACAATGCGGAATTTGAGGAAGAACCGTTGGAAAACATACAAAGAGTGTCGAGCGTTTGGGATATTCGGACTTACTACACTGCGGTGGATATATTGGGCGCTCATATCGGCAATATTACGGGCGAAAGAAATATTTACGCTCGATGGATTCCCATAGAATACACGCTCGTTTTTGAAACAAACGGCGGTAATGCTTTGGAAGATATGACGTTTACCATAGAATCGTCGGACATAAACCTGCCGATACCACAGCGACCGCACAGCGTATTTGCAGGTTGGTTCGGCAGTGATGGGTTGTGCGAAGACGGCAAAACCTTAAAAACAGGTAATTTCGGCGATAAAAAACTTTTCGCAAGATGGACGTCCGCTTATTATCCGATAATATTAAATGATACGCTGGGAATTTTTGAAAACGGCGTCTATCCCTTTGACGAAAAAAACGCGTTTATTCTTCCCGATGCCGCAAATCTGCTGCCTTTCGGTTTCTCTTTCGGCGGCTGGTTTGACAACGAACGAGCGTTGGGAGAACCTATAACCGAAATTCCTGCAGGCAATTACGGAGAAATGGAATTCTGGGCGAAATGGACGGTAAACTCAAGCTTTATTCGCGAAAGAAACAACATCGATACAAGATACGGAATATTGCTCGAAAACGCAATCGTCTCCGATTTCGCAAGATTTTCGATAATCACCCCCGAACCCGCGATAGCGAATGTGCGAATTTTCGATAATTTGGGGAATGTTGTATGGACGGCGAACGATGTAGGGGCGGGGTTTGCCCGCCCTGAAAACAGAACGAACGGCGATTTGGGCGGGCAGACCCCGCCCCTACAAAATGCCGTAGTCTGGAATTTAACCAACCCCAACGGCAGATTCGTCGCCAACGGGACATACATAATCATCGCCGAAACGACGGGTATCAGCGGTCGAACATACCGATATTCCGCAAGATTGGGGGTAAGAAGATGA
- a CDS encoding InlB B-repeat-containing protein, whose protein sequence is MKLIQKCRGEKFFAIILFFAACLFFAGGCSSDEEDKQVWHTVSFDVQGGDNLASIRIEADSSILLPTPTKDGFAFDGWFTLAQDGTRVNSPFLPTDNTTLFARWIPNYIVIFNLVGGVGNFSTQNQTVLEGDFAVRPEINPTQTGFAFVDWFSLQTGGDVFDFATPITADTTIWARWIRQVSVIFDADGGIVEPSSRTENIETSIDLPIPTKDGFAFDGWFSSASGGMRINSPFVLPADITLFARWIPKYTVSFELNGGEGNESIGNQSIISAQQAARPDTNPTRGGFVFDGWYTAQTDGIVFDFGSSITENITIWARWTPMNTVIFNFNGGAGNPSIVNQMVAPAQSIVRPETNPTRNGFTFDDWYTSQTGGDVFDFVAPITENTMIWARWIPIVNPIVSFNLNGGDGNTSIVNRMVAPEQSIVRPETNPTRNGFTFDNWYTSQTGGDVFDFSSSIAENTTIWARWIVNPIVNFNLNRGVGNSNTNNQSVANGATATRPATNPTRGKWLFDDWYTSQTGGEVFDFDTPITENTMIWARWELSDGVDSVINGIEVIFVGAGTFTQGGTDFGNSVSREVSLTQGFWIGKYPITQAQYFAVMGTNPSFFRGGLATNVAPVSTANNPVEQVSWNDINAADGFLERVGGRLPTEAEWEFAARGGNLSQGFIYSGSNNLSEVGWFGVCCCNGGRTQAVGQKLPNELGIYDMSGNVWEWTNDWWGSMTSASVVDPMGPETGSSRGIRGGSWNGNASFCRVAFRNGDDPSRGWSSIGFRVAFNSD, encoded by the coding sequence ATGAAATTGATACAAAAATGTAGGGGCGAAAAATTTTTCGCCATCATACTGTTTTTTGCCGCCTGTTTGTTTTTTGCGGGCGGCTGTTCTTCCGATGAAGAAGATAAACAAGTTTGGCATACCGTAAGTTTTGACGTGCAAGGCGGGGATAATCTTGCTTCGATACGAATAGAAGCAGACAGCAGTATTCTTTTGCCTACTCCGACGAAAGATGGCTTTGCTTTTGACGGCTGGTTTACTTTGGCGCAAGACGGCACGAGAGTAAATTCGCCGTTCTTGCCGACGGATAACACCACGCTTTTTGCTCGTTGGATACCAAATTACATCGTAATTTTTAATTTGGTCGGCGGCGTCGGTAATTTCAGCACCCAAAATCAGACGGTTTTGGAAGGAGATTTTGCAGTTCGCCCTGAAATAAATCCAACGCAGACGGGCTTTGCTTTTGTCGATTGGTTCAGCTTGCAAACAGGCGGAGATGTTTTTGATTTCGCTACTCCGATAACGGCTGATACAACAATTTGGGCGAGATGGATACGGCAGGTCAGCGTAATATTTGACGCAGACGGCGGCATTGTGGAGCCGAGTTCGCGGACAGAGAATATCGAAACTTCCATAGATTTGCCGATTCCGACGAAAGACGGCTTTGCCTTTGACGGCTGGTTTAGTTCGGCGAGCGGCGGTATGAGGATAAACTCTCCGTTTGTTTTACCTGCCGACATAACTCTTTTTGCTCGCTGGATACCGAAATATACGGTAAGTTTTGAACTAAACGGTGGCGAAGGCAATGAGAGTATCGGCAATCAGTCGATTATTTCCGCTCAACAGGCGGCTCGTCCCGATACAAATCCAACGCGAGGCGGTTTTGTTTTTGATGGTTGGTACACCGCTCAAACGGACGGCATTGTGTTTGATTTCGGCAGTTCCATAACCGAGAATATTACGATTTGGGCGAGATGGACGCCAATGAATACCGTGATATTCAATTTTAACGGCGGTGCAGGTAATCCGAGCATTGTAAATCAGATGGTTGCCCCTGCTCAGTCGATAGTTCGCCCCGAGACAAACCCGACGAGAAACGGTTTTACTTTCGATGATTGGTACACTTCTCAAACAGGCGGCGATGTATTTGATTTTGTCGCCCCTATAACCGAAAACACAATGATTTGGGCGAGATGGATACCGATAGTAAACCCTATCGTGAGTTTTAACTTAAATGGCGGCGATGGTAATACGAGTATTGTAAATCGGATGGTCGCACCCGAACAGTCGATAGTTCGCCCCGAGACAAATCCGACGAGAAACGGCTTTACTTTCGATAATTGGTACACCTCTCAAACGGGCGGCGATGTGTTTGATTTCAGCAGTTCCATAGCCGAAAATACAACAATTTGGGCGAGATGGATAGTAAACCCCATAGTAAATTTTAATCTTAACCGCGGAGTTGGTAATTCAAACACTAATAATCAGTCTGTTGCGAACGGCGCAACGGCGACAAGACCCGCAACAAACCCCACGCGAGGTAAATGGCTTTTCGATGATTGGTACACTTCTCAAACAGGCGGCGAAGTATTTGATTTTGACACCCCCATAACCGAAAACACAATGATTTGGGCAAGATGGGAATTGTCCGACGGCGTGGACAGCGTTATAAACGGCATCGAAGTAATATTTGTCGGAGCGGGCACTTTCACACAAGGCGGCACGGATTTTGGTAATTCGGTATCGCGTGAAGTGAGCTTAACACAAGGTTTTTGGATAGGCAAATATCCTATAACGCAAGCACAATATTTTGCAGTAATGGGGACAAATCCATCTTTTTTCAGAGGCGGTCTTGCTACAAATGTAGCCCCTGTATCTACTGCGAATAATCCTGTAGAGCAAGTAAGTTGGAACGATATAAATGCCGCCGACGGTTTTTTAGAGCGTGTCGGCGGACGTTTACCGACCGAAGCGGAATGGGAATTTGCGGCAAGAGGCGGTAATTTGAGCCAAGGATTTATTTACAGCGGTAGCAACAATTTGAGCGAGGTTGGTTGGTTTGGAGTATGTTGTTGTAATGGTGGTCGTACTCAAGCAGTCGGACAAAAATTACCCAACGAATTGGGAATTTACGATATGAGTGGCAATGTTTGGGAGTGGACAAACGATTGGTGGGGCAGTATGACTTCGGCTTCCGTGGTTGACCCTATGGGACCTGAAACGGGCTCGAGTCGCGGTATACGCGGCGGCAGTTGGAACGGCAATGCGTCTTTTTGCCGTGTTGCCTTCCGCAACGGCGACGATCCGTCGCGCGGGTGGAGCAGCATCGGGTTTCGCGTAGCCTTCAATTCAGATTGA
- a CDS encoding HRDC domain-containing protein — protein MQVKVFTIPATDDGTLQEDLNKFLGNHKILEVEQKFYDNAKGGYWSFCVRYIIDATKKYLPAQQSFSGKPKPNYKEILSEQEYQMFLQFKEARMAISKEEGILPYNVFTDAELAEIIRLPERNEQNISKINGIGEKRATKYGKILVEKYAADNVGAKNLLPENNEINNVGAGSARPKAQTDDNLGGQTPPLQTTQQELF, from the coding sequence ATGCAAGTTAAAGTATTTACAATTCCCGCGACAGACGACGGGACGTTGCAAGAAGATTTGAATAAGTTTTTAGGCAACCATAAAATATTGGAAGTAGAGCAGAAATTTTACGACAATGCCAAAGGCGGTTATTGGAGTTTTTGCGTTCGCTACATTATCGACGCCACAAAAAAATATTTGCCCGCTCAGCAAAGTTTTTCGGGAAAACCCAAACCGAATTATAAGGAAATTTTGTCGGAGCAGGAATACCAAATGTTTTTACAGTTTAAGGAAGCCCGTATGGCAATCTCCAAAGAAGAGGGAATTTTGCCCTACAACGTATTTACCGACGCCGAACTCGCCGAAATAATTCGCCTGCCCGAAAGAAACGAGCAAAATATTTCCAAAATAAACGGAATAGGCGAAAAACGCGCAACAAAATACGGCAAAATTTTAGTTGAAAAATACGCGGCTGATAATGTAGGGGCAAAAAATCTTTTGCCCGAGAATAACGAGATAAACAACGTAGGGGCGGGGTCTGCCCGCCCAAAAGCGCAAACAGACGACAATTTGGGCGGGCAGACCCCGCCCCTACAAACTACCCAACAGGAGTTGTTTTAA
- a CDS encoding reverse transcriptase domain-containing protein, with protein MKRAGFLIEQIADIDNLHLAFYKSRKGKEHSRDVIAFRKNFDENIKKLQKEILLGNLDIGHYNYFKVYDPKERTICAASFPERVLHHAIMNICHPYFEKFQIEDSFATRIGKGQYAALERAKDYTRKYKYFCKMDCRKYFDNIPHNILSDKLKRLFKDGGLLEIFRKIIVGYSASENRGLPIGNLVSQYFANFYLAFADRFAKQTLRIKGYVRYMDDMVLWGNDKTELLKNAKKFRDFLTDELSLPQKPIVLNANKCGLSFLGYVLFPNFVRLNKTSKKRFVRKCKTYISNLKNGEWSQEEFSAHTRPLFAFAQFADSLSFRRKIVGAYCIRPAMVNEQGYMPMGSNRVIRGGSWNNNASNCRVAIRNNDNPSNRWNNNGFRVAFNSKCLCIKQTRQYE; from the coding sequence ATGAAACGCGCAGGTTTTTTAATCGAACAAATCGCCGACATCGATAATTTGCACCTTGCATTTTACAAATCGCGCAAAGGCAAAGAGCATTCGCGCGACGTTATTGCTTTCAGGAAAAACTTTGACGAAAATATAAAAAAATTACAAAAAGAAATATTATTAGGAAATTTAGATATAGGACATTACAATTATTTTAAGGTTTACGACCCGAAAGAGCGAACAATCTGCGCGGCAAGTTTTCCCGAGCGGGTTTTGCATCACGCCATAATGAATATTTGCCATCCGTATTTTGAAAAATTTCAGATAGAAGACAGTTTTGCCACACGTATCGGCAAAGGGCAATACGCGGCTTTGGAGCGGGCAAAAGATTATACCCGAAAATACAAATATTTCTGCAAAATGGACTGCCGAAAATACTTTGACAACATTCCGCATAATATTTTATCGGATAAATTAAAACGTCTTTTTAAGGACGGTGGTTTATTGGAAATTTTTAGAAAAATTATTGTCGGCTATTCTGCAAGCGAAAACCGCGGGCTTCCGATAGGCAATCTGGTATCGCAATATTTCGCAAATTTTTATTTGGCATTTGCCGACAGATTTGCAAAACAAACACTGCGCATAAAAGGATATGTTCGTTATATGGACGATATGGTTTTGTGGGGCAACGACAAAACAGAACTTTTGAAAAATGCAAAAAAATTCAGAGATTTTTTGACCGACGAACTTAGTCTGCCGCAAAAACCTATAGTTTTGAACGCGAATAAATGCGGATTATCGTTTTTGGGCTATGTTTTATTTCCGAATTTCGTTCGCCTTAATAAAACGAGTAAAAAAAGATTTGTGAGAAAATGTAAAACTTATATATCGAATTTAAAGAACGGTGAGTGGTCGCAAGAAGAATTCTCCGCGCACACAAGACCCCTGTTTGCGTTTGCCCAATTCGCCGATTCTTTAAGTTTCAGACGAAAAATCGTAGGGGCGTATTGCATACGCCCTGCAATGGTAAACGAACAAGGATATATGCCGATGGGCTCGAATCGCGTAATACGCGGCGGCAGTTGGAACAACAATGCGTCTAATTGCCGTGTTGCCATCCGCAACAACGACAATCCGTCGAACAGGTGGAACAACAACGGGTTTCGCGTAGCCTTCAACTCAAAGTGTCTTTGCATAAAGCAGACAAGACAATATGAATAG